In Rubrivirga marina, the following are encoded in one genomic region:
- a CDS encoding acyl-CoA dehydrogenase family protein, which produces MSLLSSMKGVSARDQQMIRETETMFGPEPDEMGFIKNLFWGRIREELVFPYPEASPDEKAKADALLEELETYLDTEHPSIQIDQEQVIPDWVIQRLFDMGVMGMTVPEEYGGLGLGVASYNRVLEAIGRRCGSTAVMVSAHQSIGCKALMLFGTDDQKARFLHMVAREKLSGFCLSEPQVGSDAAGQETTCEWNEDEGVYILNGEKKWITSGALSGLLTVMANQEVTDPKTGKVKKGVSALIVTPDMEGVSFFQKNRSKAGIRGTWQARIRFENVKVPKENLLHREGQGLKVALTCLNYGRCTLSAGVTGAAKQAAEQATKWVQTRYQFQRPLADFELVQKRVAEMHAFCFAMDSMLYAVCGMLDRHDPDIMVETAACKYFCSEEGWNVIDSAMQIYGGEGYVTENEFERLWRDNRIHRIVEGSNEVMQSFIFAYGGKQLAEYMLGVLNTVEWSDDETVGENVSRILKGAFTPSTIRQGTPLATEIFLGVKKAKPDVTRVHPSLRSFAERLASHVQTHTREFKLASKELEEAIVSRQAVQARLADNAVLMFAWSCVLSKLDQQLARGAHDAEWERDKLAGLHFMHLAHERIEANVRGLHKNSDDSMLRAAEAALNWVETLPNEDYYIHESSPIAKGTGHPIQEAYIKQFPEDGAPYTPRPDGAAPTGDGAVKAAKPVKA; this is translated from the coding sequence ATGTCCCTCCTTTCTTCGATGAAGGGCGTTTCCGCCCGAGACCAGCAGATGATCCGCGAGACCGAAACGATGTTCGGTCCGGAGCCCGACGAGATGGGGTTCATCAAGAACCTCTTCTGGGGGCGCATCCGTGAGGAGCTCGTCTTCCCGTACCCAGAGGCCTCGCCCGACGAGAAGGCCAAGGCCGACGCGCTCCTCGAGGAGCTCGAGACGTACCTCGACACCGAGCACCCCTCGATCCAGATCGATCAGGAGCAGGTGATCCCGGACTGGGTCATCCAGCGCCTGTTCGACATGGGCGTGATGGGGATGACGGTCCCCGAGGAGTACGGCGGCCTCGGCCTCGGCGTGGCGTCCTACAACCGCGTGCTGGAGGCGATCGGCCGGCGGTGCGGGTCGACCGCCGTGATGGTCTCGGCCCACCAGTCGATCGGGTGCAAGGCGCTCATGCTGTTCGGCACGGACGACCAGAAGGCCCGCTTCCTCCACATGGTGGCCCGGGAGAAGCTCTCCGGCTTCTGCCTGAGCGAGCCCCAGGTCGGGTCCGACGCCGCCGGCCAGGAGACCACCTGCGAGTGGAATGAGGACGAGGGCGTCTACATCCTCAACGGGGAGAAAAAGTGGATCACCTCGGGCGCGCTCTCCGGCCTCCTCACGGTGATGGCCAACCAGGAGGTGACGGACCCGAAGACGGGGAAGGTCAAGAAGGGCGTCTCCGCACTCATCGTGACGCCGGACATGGAGGGCGTCTCGTTCTTCCAGAAGAACCGCTCGAAGGCCGGCATCCGCGGGACGTGGCAGGCCCGCATTCGGTTCGAGAACGTGAAGGTGCCGAAGGAGAACTTGCTCCACCGCGAGGGCCAGGGACTCAAGGTGGCCCTTACGTGCCTGAACTACGGGCGGTGCACGCTCTCGGCCGGCGTCACCGGCGCGGCCAAGCAGGCCGCCGAGCAGGCCACGAAGTGGGTCCAGACGCGGTACCAGTTCCAGCGCCCTCTGGCCGACTTCGAACTCGTCCAGAAGCGGGTCGCGGAGATGCACGCGTTCTGCTTCGCCATGGACTCGATGCTCTACGCCGTCTGCGGCATGCTCGACCGGCACGACCCGGACATCATGGTCGAGACGGCGGCCTGCAAGTACTTCTGCTCGGAGGAGGGCTGGAACGTCATCGACTCGGCCATGCAGATCTATGGGGGCGAGGGCTACGTGACCGAGAACGAGTTCGAGCGGCTCTGGCGCGACAACCGGATCCACCGGATCGTCGAGGGCTCGAACGAGGTGATGCAGTCGTTCATCTTCGCCTACGGCGGCAAGCAACTCGCGGAGTACATGCTCGGCGTGCTCAATACGGTCGAGTGGAGCGACGACGAGACGGTCGGGGAGAACGTCTCCCGCATCCTCAAGGGCGCCTTCACGCCGTCGACGATCCGCCAGGGCACGCCCCTCGCGACGGAGATTTTCCTCGGCGTCAAGAAGGCGAAGCCGGACGTCACGCGGGTCCACCCGTCGCTCCGGTCGTTCGCCGAGCGGCTCGCGTCGCACGTCCAGACGCACACGCGCGAATTCAAGCTGGCCTCGAAGGAACTGGAGGAGGCCATCGTGTCGCGGCAGGCCGTCCAGGCCCGCCTCGCCGACAACGCGGTGCTGATGTTCGCTTGGAGCTGCGTCCTCTCGAAGCTCGACCAGCAGCTGGCGCGCGGCGCCCACGACGCCGAGTGGGAGCGCGACAAGCTCGCCGGGCTCCACTTCATGCACCTCGCCCACGAGCGGATCGAGGCCAACGTCCGCGGGCTCCACAAGAACTCGGACGACTCGATGCTCCGGGCCGCCGAGGCCGCGCTCAACTGGGTCGAGACGCTCCCGAACGAGGACTACTACATCCACGAGTCGTCGCCGATCGCGAAGGGGACGGGCCACCCGATCCAAGAGGCCTACATCAAGCAGTTCCCAGAGGACGGCGCGCCGTACACCCCGCGCCCCGACGGCGCCGCACCGACGGGCGACGGCGCCGTGAAGGCGGCCAAGCCGGTGAAGGCCTAG
- the pyrF gene encoding orotidine-5'-phosphate decarboxylase has product MPDLNAPAPFSVRLRDAVAEAGAPLCVGLDPDPDRLPPRFARGGAAGAVAFCLAITDSTQAVTAAYKPNLAFFEAYGPDGWDALATVCDAVRRSGRLLVLDGKRGDIGNTGRRYAAALYDRLGGDAATVAPYMGTDSVAPFLEHARRCAFVLVSTSNPGAADLQHLDVGGMPLYRHAARLAADAARDLPGEAGFVVGATRPQLLADLREEHPEVPFLVPGVGAQGGSVNDTLRANAGGPILVNSSRGILYASSGDDFAEAARDAAERLASSLADSAIRSAGSI; this is encoded by the coding sequence ATGCCCGACCTGAACGCGCCCGCCCCGTTTTCCGTTCGCCTCCGCGACGCGGTCGCCGAGGCCGGCGCGCCCCTGTGCGTCGGCCTCGACCCGGACCCGGACCGTCTCCCCCCCCGGTTCGCCCGAGGTGGAGCGGCTGGCGCTGTTGCGTTTTGCCTTGCAATAACGGATTCGACCCAAGCCGTCACCGCGGCCTACAAGCCCAACCTCGCCTTCTTCGAGGCGTACGGGCCGGACGGCTGGGACGCGCTGGCGACCGTCTGCGACGCCGTCCGTCGGTCGGGCCGGCTCCTCGTGCTCGACGGGAAGCGCGGCGACATCGGCAACACGGGCCGGCGCTACGCCGCCGCCCTCTACGACCGCCTCGGCGGCGACGCGGCCACGGTGGCCCCGTACATGGGCACCGACAGCGTCGCCCCGTTCCTCGAGCACGCCAGGCGCTGCGCGTTCGTCCTCGTGTCCACCTCGAACCCCGGCGCGGCCGACCTCCAACACCTCGACGTCGGCGGGATGCCACTGTATCGCCACGCCGCTCGACTGGCGGCCGACGCCGCGCGCGACCTCCCAGGCGAGGCCGGGTTCGTCGTCGGCGCTACGCGTCCTCAGTTGCTCGCCGATCTCAGGGAGGAACACCCGGAGGTGCCGTTCCTCGTGCCGGGCGTCGGCGCGCAGGGCGGCTCTGTAAACGACACGCTCCGTGCGAATGCGGGCGGCCCCATCCTGGTCAACTCGAGCCGCGGGATCCTGTACGCCTCGTCGGGCGACGACTTCGCCGAGGCGGCCCGGGACGCAGCCGAGCGGCTCGCATCGTCGCTCGCCGACTCGGCGATCCGCTCGGCCGGCTCGATCTGA
- a CDS encoding SDR family oxidoreductase, translated as MTTGPRDYPDDLPAQHQDEHPGDEHEMTPEPDFDAPDYRGSGKLDGQAALITGGDSGIGRAVAVLYAREGADVAIVYLDEDEDAQTTVEAVEAEGQRCLAIRADVRDESACHDAVQRTVDAFGRLDVLVNNAAVQVPQERIGDITAEQLDRTFRTNIYSQFFMTKAALGRLSEGGAIINTTSVTAFRGSPGLLDYASTKGAILAFTRSLAQNEEVLDKKIRVNCVAPGPIWTPFIPSSFDEEKVSQFGKDVPLERPGQPEEVAPAYVYLASAADSSYVLGQTIHVNGGEVVGG; from the coding sequence ATGACGACCGGCCCGCGCGACTACCCCGACGACCTCCCCGCGCAGCATCAAGACGAGCACCCGGGCGACGAGCACGAGATGACGCCGGAGCCCGACTTCGACGCCCCGGACTACCGCGGCAGCGGCAAGCTCGACGGGCAGGCGGCTCTCATCACGGGCGGCGACAGCGGCATCGGCCGCGCCGTGGCCGTCCTCTACGCCCGCGAAGGCGCCGACGTCGCCATCGTCTACCTCGACGAGGACGAGGACGCCCAGACGACCGTCGAGGCGGTCGAGGCCGAGGGCCAGCGCTGCCTCGCCATCCGCGCCGACGTCCGAGACGAGTCGGCCTGCCACGACGCCGTACAGCGGACCGTCGACGCGTTCGGCCGCCTCGACGTGCTCGTGAACAACGCGGCCGTCCAGGTCCCCCAGGAGCGGATCGGCGACATCACCGCGGAGCAACTCGACCGGACGTTCCGGACCAACATCTACAGCCAGTTCTTCATGACGAAGGCGGCGCTGGGGCGCCTTTCGGAGGGCGGCGCCATCATCAACACGACGTCCGTGACCGCGTTTCGGGGCAGCCCGGGTCTCCTGGACTACGCCTCGACGAAGGGGGCCATCCTGGCGTTCACCCGGTCGCTCGCTCAGAACGAGGAGGTTCTCGACAAGAAGATCCGCGTCAACTGCGTCGCCCCCGGCCCGATCTGGACACCCTTCATCCCGTCGTCCTTCGATGAGGAGAAGGTGAGTCAGTTCGGGAAGGACGTTCCGCTCGAGCGCCCCGGCCAGCCCGAGGAGGTCGCGCCGGCCTACGTCTACCTCGCCTCCGCGGCCGACTCGTCGTACGTGCTCGGCCAGACGATCCACGTCAACGGTGGCGAGGTCGTCGGCGGGTAG
- the guaB gene encoding IMP dehydrogenase, whose amino-acid sequence MNKIAYEGLTYDDVLLVPARSNVMPREVRTQTRLTRNLTINIPLVAAAMDTVTEADLAIAIAREGGVGVLHKNMPAELQAREARRVKRSESGMILDPIVLRPGDTVGDARERMARYSIGGIPVVDHERRLVGIVTNRDLRFQPDNAVFLQDIMTTEGLITAPVGTTLEQAEATLQEHKIEKLPVTDEAGFLKGLITFKDIQKKKRHPDAAKDEFGRLLVGAAVGVTPDTHDRVSALAEAGTDFVVVDTAHGHSEGVLRMVERIKADFDGLEVVAGNVATPQGTEDLILAGADAVKIGIGPGSICTTRVVAGVGVPQLTAILQCAEAARRYDVPLIADGGIKQTGDIPKALAAGASTVMIGSLFAGVDESPGETVLYEGRRYKNYRGMGSLGAMEAGSKDRYFQDAEDDLKKLVPEGIEGRVPYKGTLSEITYQMVGGLRAAMGYCGCDSVEALQQRGQFVRITGAGLRESHPHDVTITQESPNYSTRS is encoded by the coding sequence ATGAACAAAATCGCCTACGAGGGCCTCACATACGACGACGTGCTGCTGGTCCCAGCCCGCAGCAACGTCATGCCGCGGGAGGTCCGGACGCAGACGCGGCTGACGCGGAACCTCACGATCAACATCCCGCTCGTGGCCGCGGCCATGGACACCGTCACCGAGGCCGACCTGGCGATCGCGATCGCGCGGGAGGGGGGCGTCGGCGTGCTCCACAAGAACATGCCGGCCGAGTTGCAGGCGCGGGAGGCCCGGCGGGTCAAGCGGAGCGAGTCCGGAATGATCCTCGACCCGATCGTGCTTCGGCCCGGCGACACGGTCGGCGACGCGCGGGAGCGGATGGCGCGCTACTCGATCGGCGGGATCCCCGTTGTCGACCACGAGCGTCGGTTGGTGGGGATCGTCACGAACCGCGACCTCCGGTTCCAACCCGACAACGCCGTCTTCCTGCAGGACATCATGACGACCGAGGGCCTCATCACGGCGCCGGTCGGAACGACGCTCGAGCAAGCCGAGGCGACGCTCCAAGAGCACAAGATCGAGAAGCTCCCCGTGACCGACGAGGCCGGCTTTCTCAAGGGACTCATCACGTTCAAGGACATCCAGAAAAAGAAGCGGCATCCGGACGCCGCCAAGGACGAGTTCGGGCGGCTGCTCGTCGGGGCGGCCGTCGGCGTGACGCCGGACACGCACGACCGGGTGTCAGCGCTGGCCGAGGCCGGGACTGACTTCGTCGTGGTCGATACGGCGCACGGGCACTCGGAGGGCGTGCTCCGGATGGTCGAGCGGATCAAGGCCGACTTCGACGGCCTCGAGGTCGTCGCGGGCAACGTCGCGACGCCGCAGGGGACCGAGGACCTCATCCTCGCGGGCGCAGACGCCGTCAAGATCGGGATCGGGCCGGGCTCGATCTGCACGACCCGCGTCGTCGCCGGCGTCGGCGTGCCCCAACTCACGGCGATCCTTCAGTGCGCCGAGGCCGCCCGCCGCTACGACGTGCCCCTGATCGCAGATGGCGGGATCAAACAGACAGGCGACATCCCGAAGGCGCTTGCGGCCGGGGCCTCGACCGTCATGATCGGCAGCTTGTTCGCGGGCGTGGACGAGAGCCCGGGCGAGACGGTGCTCTACGAGGGCCGCCGCTACAAGAACTACCGCGGCATGGGCTCGCTCGGCGCCATGGAGGCCGGCTCCAAGGACCGCTATTTCCAGGACGCGGAGGACGACCTCAAGAAGCTCGTGCCGGAGGGCATCGAGGGCCGCGTCCCGTACAAGGGCACGCTCTCCGAGATCACCTACCAGATGGTCGGCGGCCTCCGCGCGGCGATGGGCTACTGCGGCTGTGACTCGGTCGAGGCGCTCCAACAGCGCGGCCAGTTCGTCCGGATCACCGGCGCCGGCCTCCGCGAGAGCCACCCCCACGACGTGACGATCACGCAGGAGTCGCCCAACTACTCGACGCGCTCGTGA
- a CDS encoding RNA polymerase sigma factor yields the protein MSPDALVRQHADLVYRVALRVTGTPDDAADAAQDALVKVWKGIAEIDAERRRAWAARVARNAALDLIRRRKVRPEPGRGEPVLEPACASPLPDDHAEAGDLRAELARAVGTLDDPYRTILLLRDVEGLAYAEIADALDLPLNTLKVYLHRARRRARAALTASAPELVP from the coding sequence ATGTCTCCCGACGCCCTCGTCCGTCAACACGCCGACCTCGTCTACCGCGTCGCCCTCCGGGTGACCGGGACGCCCGACGACGCGGCCGACGCGGCGCAGGACGCGCTCGTGAAGGTGTGGAAGGGGATCGCCGAGATCGACGCCGAGCGCCGGCGCGCCTGGGCCGCCCGCGTGGCCCGCAACGCCGCGCTCGACCTGATCCGCCGACGGAAGGTCCGCCCGGAGCCCGGCCGCGGCGAGCCGGTCCTCGAGCCGGCCTGCGCGTCCCCGCTCCCCGACGACCACGCCGAGGCGGGCGACCTCCGCGCCGAGCTCGCTCGCGCCGTCGGGACGCTCGACGACCCCTACCGCACGATCCTCCTCCTCCGCGACGTCGAAGGCCTCGCCTACGCCGAGATCGCCGACGCGCTCGACCTCCCGCTCAACACGCTCAAGGTCTACCTCCACCGCGCCCGGCGCCGCGCCCGCGCCGCTCTCACCGCCTCGGCCCCCGAGCTGGTCCCATGA
- the scpB gene encoding SMC-Scp complex subunit ScpB yields MEPVLTADPFDQAVEALIFASDVPLRPEDVARAYGEVTGTEHTVAEVEEAVGRLNAAYRTGGRAFRIQRWAGGLRMATVEEVHPFVSALYEDDEAKRLSRSLLETLAVIAYKQPVTRPEVDHVRGVSSDYALRQLLERDFVTIAGRGEGIGRPLLYATTDRFLEQFGLDALDALPTPREIEDLLADPAFNRERAKLLAEMTAPSLVTPATDPDDVETDQE; encoded by the coding sequence ATGGAGCCCGTCCTCACCGCCGACCCGTTCGATCAGGCCGTGGAGGCGCTGATCTTCGCGAGCGACGTGCCGCTCCGGCCCGAGGACGTGGCGCGCGCCTACGGCGAGGTGACCGGCACGGAGCACACGGTTGCTGAGGTGGAGGAGGCCGTCGGCCGGCTGAACGCGGCCTACCGGACGGGGGGGCGGGCCTTCCGGATCCAGCGCTGGGCGGGCGGGCTGCGGATGGCGACCGTCGAGGAGGTCCACCCGTTCGTGAGCGCCCTGTATGAAGACGACGAGGCCAAGCGGCTGTCGCGCTCGCTCCTGGAAACGTTGGCCGTTATTGCATACAAGCAACCCGTCACCCGGCCCGAAGTCGACCACGTCCGCGGCGTCAGCTCGGACTACGCGCTCCGCCAGTTGTTGGAGCGCGACTTCGTGACGATCGCGGGCAGGGGAGAGGGGATCGGCCGGCCGCTGCTCTACGCCACGACCGACCGTTTCTTGGAGCAGTTCGGCCTCGACGCGCTCGACGCGCTGCCCACTCCGCGCGAGATCGAGGACCTCCTCGCCGATCCCGCGTTCAATCGGGAGCGGGCGAAGCTCCTCGCCGAGATGACCGCCCCTTCCCTCGTCACGCCCGCAACCGATCCCGACGATGTCGAAACGGACCAAGAATGA
- a CDS encoding M16 family metallopeptidase: protein MTPSIDRTDLDSGVRVLSETIPSVGSVAVGAWVDAGSRDETPAEGGITHFIEHMVFKGTRRRRGYLINQRMESVGGYLNAFTSKEHTCFYARGLSEHLGRGLESVLDLVTQPTLPPREIEKEKDVVVEEIKMYEDAPEDHVFDHYEAALYPDHPLGRPVIGTPESVRSFTRDDLERYIGRHYVPNRLVISVAGNVQHADVVRHVDRLLAGFERAPQPAERVPSEAYSPVDFTVERPIQQAHLVLGTRAFGANDPRRTTLSVLNTILGGGMSSRLNQNIREKYGWCYSVYSFVNVQTDSGDLGVYIGTDASRVDRSRTLIERELGKLAESSVSDRMLSRAKHQLKGSIVLGLESTTNRMQRLGRVELTTGRIVPVDEVVAEIDAVTADGVRDLAAELFAPGRFSSALILPSDA from the coding sequence TTGACTCCTTCCATCGATCGCACCGACCTCGACTCGGGCGTCCGCGTTCTGTCCGAGACCATCCCGTCCGTCGGCTCCGTCGCCGTCGGGGCGTGGGTGGACGCCGGGAGCCGCGACGAGACGCCCGCCGAGGGCGGCATCACGCACTTCATCGAGCACATGGTGTTCAAGGGGACCCGCCGCCGCCGCGGGTACCTCATCAACCAGCGGATGGAATCCGTCGGCGGCTACCTCAACGCGTTCACCTCGAAGGAGCACACGTGCTTCTACGCGCGTGGACTGAGCGAGCACCTCGGCCGCGGCCTCGAGTCGGTTCTCGACCTCGTCACCCAACCGACGCTGCCGCCGCGGGAGATCGAGAAGGAGAAGGACGTCGTGGTCGAGGAGATCAAGATGTACGAGGACGCCCCCGAGGACCACGTCTTCGACCACTACGAGGCCGCGCTCTACCCCGACCACCCGCTCGGGCGGCCGGTGATCGGGACGCCCGAGTCGGTCCGCTCGTTCACGCGCGACGACCTGGAACGGTACATCGGCCGGCACTACGTGCCGAACCGGCTCGTCATCTCCGTGGCCGGCAACGTGCAGCACGCCGACGTGGTCCGCCACGTCGACCGGCTGCTGGCCGGGTTCGAGCGCGCGCCGCAGCCGGCTGAGCGGGTCCCCTCGGAGGCCTACTCACCGGTCGACTTCACGGTCGAGCGCCCGATCCAGCAGGCCCACCTCGTCCTCGGCACGCGGGCCTTCGGGGCGAACGACCCGAGGCGGACGACCCTGTCGGTCCTCAACACGATCCTCGGTGGGGGGATGTCGAGCCGGCTCAACCAGAACATCCGCGAGAAGTACGGGTGGTGCTACTCGGTCTACTCGTTCGTCAACGTCCAGACCGACTCTGGCGACCTCGGCGTGTACATCGGCACGGACGCCTCGCGGGTGGACCGCTCCCGCACGCTCATCGAGCGCGAGCTCGGCAAGCTGGCGGAGAGCTCGGTGAGCGACCGGATGTTGTCGCGGGCCAAGCATCAGCTGAAGGGCTCCATCGTCCTCGGTCTGGAGAGCACGACGAACCGGATGCAGCGCCTCGGTCGCGTCGAGCTGACGACGGGGCGGATCGTGCCGGTCGACGAGGTGGTGGCCGAGATCGACGCCGTCACGGCCGACGGCGTCCGAGACCTGGCCGCCGAGCTCTTCGCGCCCGGCCGCTTCTCGTCCGCGCTGATTCTCCCGTCCGACGCGTAG
- a CDS encoding pseudouridine synthase has translation MSKRTKNDSVRRRHQAERKQRQSDSLETASRPDDAGPMRLNRYLARAGVASRRDADEIIAAGRVKVNGAVTTEMGVKVSDHDAVEVDGQPIQPTDLAYVLLNKPVDTLTTVSDDRGRKTVLDLVTIPKRLKDALFPVGRLDKDTTGALLLTTDGELAHRLMHPSHGAVKLYLVEADQPLTEADIERLKRGVDLDDGRASADNASFVDDDHRRFGLQLHEGRNRQVRRMVEALGRRVVSLDRVGYAGLDLDGLRRGRWRRLEPHEVNTLRRSVKLKPVVF, from the coding sequence ATGTCGAAACGGACCAAGAATGACTCGGTCCGCCGGCGCCACCAGGCCGAGCGGAAGCAGCGCCAGTCGGACTCGCTGGAGACGGCGTCCCGGCCGGACGACGCGGGGCCGATGCGGCTCAACCGCTACCTGGCGCGGGCCGGCGTCGCCTCGCGTCGCGACGCCGACGAGATCATCGCCGCGGGCCGCGTCAAGGTCAACGGCGCGGTCACAACCGAGATGGGCGTCAAGGTGTCCGACCACGACGCGGTCGAGGTCGACGGCCAGCCGATCCAGCCGACCGACCTCGCCTACGTCCTCCTCAACAAGCCGGTCGACACGCTCACGACCGTCTCCGACGACCGCGGGCGGAAGACCGTCCTCGACCTCGTCACGATTCCGAAGCGCCTCAAGGACGCCCTCTTCCCGGTCGGCCGCCTGGACAAAGACACCACAGGCGCGCTCCTCCTGACGACCGACGGGGAGTTGGCCCATCGGCTGATGCACCCGAGCCACGGCGCGGTCAAGCTCTACCTCGTCGAGGCTGACCAGCCGCTCACCGAGGCGGACATCGAGCGACTCAAAAGGGGCGTGGATCTCGACGACGGTCGGGCCTCGGCCGACAACGCGTCCTTCGTCGACGACGACCACCGCCGGTTCGGGCTCCAACTCCACGAGGGCCGCAACCGTCAGGTCCGCCGGATGGTCGAGGCGCTCGGTCGACGCGTCGTCTCCCTCGACCGCGTCGGCTACGCGGGCCTCGACCTCGATGGGCTCCGTCGCGGCCGTTGGCGCCGCCTCGAACCGCACGAGGTCAACACCCTCCGCCGTTCCGTCAAGCTCAAGCCCGTGGTCTTTTGA
- a CDS encoding NAD-dependent epimerase/dehydratase family protein, protein MAFPFAGRPVLVTGGAGFIGSHVADRLLAEGCEVHVMDDLTGGVRENVPDGAVFHEVDIRSPEAAALFAEHEFAALCHLAAQMDVRRSVADPRFDADVNVLGFLNLLEAGRQTGLEKVAFASTGGAIYGEPDPTVNDGGPQPESHPTRPMSPYGITKLVSEHYLRFYSQTYGLDYAALRFGNVYGPRQNPHGEAGVVAIFAQRLLRGEPVTINGEGTQTRDYVFVGDVVRAFVAALAREGSGVYNVGTGVETDVNALFRHINRFTGADAEEVHGPAKPGEQQRSVLDISHTSESLDWRPEVDVEAGLGRTVEWFKEREAAA, encoded by the coding sequence ATGGCTTTCCCGTTCGCTGGCCGTCCCGTCCTCGTCACCGGCGGCGCCGGGTTCATCGGCTCCCACGTCGCGGATCGGCTGCTCGCGGAGGGCTGCGAGGTCCACGTCATGGACGACCTCACCGGCGGGGTGCGGGAGAACGTGCCGGACGGCGCCGTCTTCCACGAAGTCGACATCCGGTCGCCGGAGGCCGCCGCGCTGTTCGCCGAGCACGAGTTCGCCGCCCTGTGCCACCTCGCGGCCCAGATGGACGTTCGTAGGTCCGTGGCCGACCCGCGGTTCGACGCCGACGTCAATGTCCTCGGGTTCCTGAACCTCCTCGAGGCCGGGCGCCAGACGGGCCTTGAGAAGGTTGCGTTCGCCTCCACGGGCGGCGCGATCTACGGCGAGCCGGACCCGACCGTCAACGACGGCGGCCCCCAGCCGGAGAGCCACCCCACGCGGCCGATGTCGCCCTACGGGATCACGAAGCTCGTCAGCGAGCACTACCTCCGGTTCTACAGCCAGACCTACGGGCTCGACTACGCCGCGCTCCGGTTCGGCAACGTGTACGGCCCGCGGCAGAACCCGCACGGCGAGGCCGGCGTGGTCGCCATCTTCGCGCAGCGGCTCCTCCGCGGCGAGCCGGTCACGATCAACGGCGAGGGCACGCAGACCCGAGACTACGTCTTCGTAGGCGACGTCGTCCGCGCGTTCGTGGCCGCGCTCGCCCGCGAGGGCTCGGGCGTCTACAACGTGGGCACGGGTGTCGAGACCGACGTGAACGCGCTGTTCCGTCACATCAACCGCTTCACCGGCGCCGACGCCGAGGAGGTCCACGGGCCGGCCAAGCCGGGCGAGCAGCAGCGGAGCGTCCTCGACATCTCCCACACATCCGAGTCGCTCGACTGGCGGCCCGAGGTGGACGTGGAGGCCGGCCTCGGGCGGACCGTCGAGTGGTTCAAGGAGCGCGAGGCCGCGGCGTAG
- a CDS encoding segregation and condensation protein A — MHRVQLDQFEGPLDLLLFFIRRDEIDVHDIPIARIADEYLEAVRVLEHVDLDAAADFIYTAALLIQIKARMLMPRPELDDEGEPIDPRKELVERLIEYVRYKEAAGNLEGRFEARQRLRTRGQAADQRDELAPPVEQTYRATIFDLVAALGAAVERAAAESEIIRHEVARESFAIDVQRSWVLSRVEGGGASFQALVARRSKSFVIVTFLAVLDLAQRQAIRLVFGLDPQDFAVEPVEAVTSVDDTRSDESLSAAA; from the coding sequence ATGCACCGCGTCCAGCTCGACCAGTTCGAAGGGCCGCTCGACCTCCTGCTCTTCTTTATCCGGCGGGACGAGATCGACGTCCACGACATCCCGATCGCGCGGATCGCGGACGAGTACCTCGAGGCGGTCCGTGTGCTGGAGCACGTCGACCTCGACGCCGCGGCCGACTTCATCTACACGGCCGCGCTGCTGATCCAGATCAAGGCCCGGATGCTGATGCCGCGGCCCGAGCTGGACGACGAGGGCGAGCCCATCGACCCACGGAAGGAGCTCGTCGAGCGGCTGATCGAGTACGTCCGTTACAAGGAGGCCGCCGGGAACCTGGAGGGGAGATTCGAGGCGCGTCAGCGTCTCCGCACCCGGGGCCAGGCGGCGGATCAACGCGACGAGCTGGCACCACCGGTCGAACAGACGTACCGCGCGACCATCTTCGACCTCGTCGCGGCTCTGGGAGCGGCTGTGGAGCGGGCCGCGGCCGAGTCCGAGATCATCCGGCACGAGGTGGCCCGCGAGTCGTTCGCCATCGACGTGCAGAGGTCCTGGGTGCTGAGTCGGGTGGAGGGGGGAGGCGCCTCGTTTCAGGCGCTGGTCGCCCGCCGTAGCAAGTCATTTGTGATCGTCACGTTCCTTGCTGTGCTCGACCTCGCGCAGCGTCAGGCGATCCGCCTCGTCTTCGGGCTCGACCCGCAGGACTTCGCCGTCGAGCCCGTCGAGGCCGTTACGTCCGTCGACGACACGCGGTCCGACGAATCGCTTTCTGCCGCCGCGTGA